A genome region from Paracoccus stylophorae includes the following:
- a CDS encoding phage portal protein yields the protein MSILSRLGRAFGQGQPIEEKSLALPDDRLLGLFGVAPVASGVSVSATTAMRVPAVRRAVSLIAESVATLPFKVYRQEDREAAKDHPAFALVHDHANDWTSAEAFREQLTADALLRGHGFAQVARNADGRPVFMLRMDPGAVSIEHDDFGEPSYRIRLKDGGEHVLPFQDVLHIQALGGVSPITLAKEAIGLAIAAEAHMAGFFANGGRPSGVIQHPNKLDAEGAKKIASSWFRSHGGDQAGSTAILDEGMTFHEIAMKLADAEFSEVRREQIREIARAFGVPPASLFEMSRATWSNYEQAQREFLTGTLRPWIARWQAAYSRCLLRPEERATRYIECNVDDMLSVDHAARAAAFGQYRSMGAMTANEVRARMNMPPIEGGDSLDNPYTSTGTTAPANPALDDDA from the coding sequence GTGTCCATCCTGTCGCGCCTTGGCCGAGCCTTCGGCCAAGGCCAGCCCATCGAAGAAAAATCACTGGCCCTGCCCGACGACCGGCTGCTTGGGCTGTTCGGTGTCGCGCCCGTCGCATCCGGCGTCAGCGTCAGCGCCACAACCGCGATGCGCGTCCCTGCTGTTCGCCGCGCCGTTTCCCTCATTGCCGAATCCGTCGCCACGCTGCCCTTCAAGGTCTATCGCCAAGAGGACCGCGAGGCCGCGAAGGATCACCCGGCCTTCGCGCTGGTTCACGATCACGCCAATGACTGGACAAGCGCAGAGGCGTTTCGCGAACAACTGACCGCCGACGCCTTGCTGCGGGGCCACGGCTTCGCGCAGGTCGCCCGCAATGCAGACGGACGCCCGGTCTTCATGCTGCGCATGGACCCCGGCGCGGTCAGCATCGAGCATGACGACTTCGGCGAACCGTCCTACCGCATCCGGCTGAAAGATGGCGGGGAACACGTCCTGCCGTTTCAGGACGTGCTGCACATTCAGGCCCTTGGAGGCGTCAGCCCGATCACCTTGGCGAAAGAGGCCATCGGGCTTGCCATCGCCGCCGAGGCGCACATGGCGGGTTTCTTCGCCAATGGCGGCAGACCTTCTGGTGTGATCCAGCACCCGAACAAGCTGGACGCGGAAGGCGCAAAGAAGATCGCTTCAAGCTGGTTCCGGTCGCATGGCGGGGATCAGGCCGGTTCGACCGCGATCCTGGATGAAGGTATGACCTTCCACGAGATCGCGATGAAGCTGGCCGACGCGGAATTTTCCGAGGTCCGGCGCGAACAAATCCGCGAGATCGCGCGGGCGTTCGGCGTCCCGCCCGCATCGCTGTTCGAGATGAGCCGCGCCACCTGGAGCAACTACGAACAGGCGCAGCGTGAATTCCTGACCGGCACCCTTCGCCCGTGGATTGCCCGATGGCAGGCGGCTTACAGCCGTTGCCTGCTGAGGCCCGAGGAACGCGCCACCCGCTACATCGAGTGTAACGTGGACGACATGCTGTCGGTCGATCACGCGGCCCGTGCGGCTGCGTTCGGGCAGTATCGCAGCATGGGTGCCATGACCGCCAATGAGGTCCGCGCCCGCATGAACATGCCGCCCATCGAAGGTGGCGACAGCCTGGACAACCCCTACACCAGCACCGGGACGACCGCCCCGGCCAATCCCGCACTGGATGATGACGCATGA
- a CDS encoding gene transfer agent family protein has product MNITHRAFFGDGERDFLLSDPMIAELETKTSTGIGALFVRLSRSDFRLVDLVEIIRLGLIGANTDPQEASRLVETYAKNRPIGEILPLALDVITARWMGADEVQTND; this is encoded by the coding sequence ATGAATATCACCCACCGGGCTTTCTTCGGCGATGGCGAACGCGACTTCCTGCTGTCCGATCCGATGATCGCCGAACTGGAAACCAAGACCAGCACCGGGATCGGCGCGCTGTTCGTTCGCCTGTCCCGCAGCGACTTCCGGCTGGTCGATCTGGTCGAGATCATCCGGCTTGGCCTGATCGGCGCGAACACCGATCCGCAAGAGGCTTCCCGGCTGGTCGAGACCTACGCCAAGAACCGGCCCATCGGGGAAATCCTGCCGCTGGCGCTGGACGTTATCACGGCCCGATGGATGGGCGCTGACGAGGTGCAGACCAATGACTGA